The Lineus longissimus chromosome 6, tnLinLong1.2, whole genome shotgun sequence sequence acgggtcaccgtcacttattaggGTGTTTTCGCACCGATACGCGAAACGCCTACGTGAACGTCTACTCACTGAAAATTGTGTACCTGTGACGTATACACATACGCGAGTGAAAGTCGTTTCACGGATAACGTGCGGGCCTTCGTTAAAGCTCTATTATTCAGACGTGCGTTTTTGCTTATAAATGGCCTTTCATCGTGAATCGAATCCCGAAACTGTTACGTCAGTAGTTTATGCGCACTGTATGACGTAAACCACAGGCCTATAAAGGATGCGCGTCCTATTCGACCGTCCATTTCGCTGGATAGAGGTGCGTTCTGCACTTGTACGCCCATGGCCTATGGCCCATGGGTATTTCAAAGATGTGTCTGCCACGTTGTCTCTGTGTTGTCCGAATTTCCCCCCTTTCTTTCGTGTACACCGGCACCGTGGTGGCCCCGGGAAAATCTTCGTTTCTTGCCTATCCTTTCGGTGTTTATATTTCAAGCTCTTCAACCTAACAGGGGTGTATGGGTGCCCTGATTTATTTGCACCGCGACTCAAGCAATCTGGATATTAGGTAGACAGACTACATGCTATTAGTTTAGATACTTCATCCACACATGAGATGCCTGCAACCTttattttgctttgttttcatttcaggagcAATTATGAGTAAAAAATTCGTCCGTTTTTTTCCTGCGCTGGATATCGCAATGTTGCGGGAAGCTGTGGCGGTAGATGGTGATGCAAATAGATGGGAAACAATAGCAGCAGCTCTTAACACTTGggtgaaagagaaaaagaagaccAAAGAAGTGGTGGACCATTTCGGTATGCTCACAGCAAGATGTGTAAAAGAGCGATGTGAGCGCCTGGtaaagatgtttaaaaaagaGGAGCTAGACTCCATAAAATCGTAAGTATTTCcacttttttaaaatgtttgaacgcAAGGTTATTTTTCTGTCCATGCCTTGTCCAAAAATTAACTTGAAGATTAGACTTGGAGTTTACGTTCCCATAGCCCAACCTTCTAAGATCAGTTTCCGCCCCAATGGAACTTCTAACCAATTGCGTTGAGGAAAGATAATCAGTATTCACAGTGGTCATCATTCATAACGGATGGTCTAAACTTCGGGCCTATCGAGAGGAGGTTACTTGCCTGCGGTATTACAAAACCAGATCACATTTCACATTCTCCGCATAATGCGATGACTTTATGGTTAGGCCTACAAATTATGGCGTGTCCCAAAATATGTCCGCGCATGCTATTCTCTCCTACAGTATGATGTCCATGGTATTTTGGGCCAACATCTATtgtaaattatctcctaaccaaaaaactgtcaatttgaaGTACTCGCCAACTTCAAACTAAAACAAGTTTCTGCTTTCTGTCAATATTCTATGCGCATGGAAGTGTTTTGTTGGGCCAAGTCATTAGTCCCAAAAAGCGGAGGCTCCTGACCAATCGGGTCGACTTTATTGATATGTTCAAGCTTCATTCGCCTTTTAGCTCTGGTACAGCTGAAGAGTACgatgaaagaaaacaactcCTGGGTGAAATGGTAACCATGGCTGATGAGCGGGAAGCGGCTAAAGCGTTACAAGCCGTAACGGATGCGCCATCAaaggatgaaaaagaaaaacagtTGGAGGAAGCCGGAAAAGCGATTCGGCAAGCTGCAACAGAGGGCAAAACCAAAGGTATGTCTACGCTTGTATTTTATGTATGTATTGAGAGAAAGCAGAATACAAAACAAGGCCGCAAAACAGTTCCACAAATCTTGTGGTGTCAAGAAGTTAGTGAACCCTAAGTACTGCCGTGGACGATGTTAGTCATGTTTTAGcagagcgaatcttccaacctcGTTCCAAGGGTATTTCCCGCTCGACGGGGTTGATGGTCGTTTACAATATGGCGAACTACCTGCCCATCTCGCCCCTTAAGCCCAGGGGACGAGGTGGCGAGCCTTCACGATCTTGTCAGTGTAAGAAAACTGAATGTTGAACGGGGGTAATAGCAGACTTCCAAAACGTTTACCCAACTTTTGGTCTCACCTCAAATACGGATGTCCTACCCCTCAAATAACTGGCCAAATATTAGTTATAAATACCAGGTTTAATCCTTATCAGGTTTAATCCTTATTTCAGGTGCGAAAAGGAGATCAACAACGTCTTTGACAGACTACCTCGCCGAAAAACTAGGCCAGGATGCAGAGATTAAAAATGAGGAAACTAAGTTAAAGAAAGAGGAATTGGAACTAAAGAAGGAGGAGCTGAAATTGCAGGCAGCCAAGTTCGAAATGGAACGAAAGGAACGGGAGCAAAGATTGGAAatggagaaagaagaaaaacaag is a genomic window containing:
- the LOC135489417 gene encoding uncharacterized protein LOC135489417, which encodes MLREAVAVDGDANRWETIAAALNTWVKEKKKTKEVVDHFGMLTARCVKERCERLVKMFKKEELDSIKSSGTAEEYDERKQLLGEMVTMADEREAAKALQAVTDAPSKDEKEKQLEEAGKAIRQAATEGKTKGAKRRSTTSLTDYLAEKLGQDAEIKNEETKLKKEELELKKEELKLQAAKFEMERKEREQRLEMEKEEKQVYMQMMRDCLAKK